The uncultured Desulfobulbus sp. genome window below encodes:
- a CDS encoding Pvc16 family protein, whose amino-acid sequence MSAATILNGSDMALVSSPLSQVCKGIRTYLDGAVNGPDRSRVSVGLATPAEASSSSAGDSDHRLNLFFYSFEPAGLFPDILPGETSWMRAFCLITPFAGEEDSVGPGENDLRLIGEVSRIFHERPIFHLDVEGERYHLQVILQPLALDQLNQLWSTQGDTVYRPSLLYEISLMPVVPLDKAVPAPLTGAMGMEVLSNLDSYDVHPKTNPPQVMAMEPNVRLPDWTPAVALVYQGQCSLSLVFQVGSEVLANFIPQVWLAGEVGRSVTLCWETWEAGRGWQKVDPTTPVLVPNRAIDPDSVGMATVVPATLPFVDRAGQMLLYAERSLIRPTDGTSMQLRSNPLLITLYTG is encoded by the coding sequence TTGTCAGCCGCAACTATCTTAAACGGCTCTGATATGGCATTGGTCTCCTCCCCCCTTTCTCAGGTCTGTAAAGGTATTCGTACCTATCTGGATGGTGCGGTTAACGGACCGGATCGCAGCCGGGTCAGTGTGGGCTTGGCCACACCGGCTGAAGCCTCCTCTTCCAGTGCCGGCGATTCCGATCACCGGCTCAACCTCTTTTTCTATAGTTTCGAACCTGCAGGGCTGTTTCCTGATATTCTTCCAGGTGAAACAAGCTGGATGCGTGCCTTCTGTTTGATCACCCCCTTTGCAGGTGAGGAAGACAGCGTGGGGCCTGGTGAAAATGACCTGCGCCTGATCGGTGAGGTCAGCCGTATCTTCCATGAACGCCCTATTTTCCATTTGGATGTGGAAGGTGAGCGATACCACTTGCAGGTGATTCTGCAACCCCTGGCTCTTGATCAGCTCAACCAGCTCTGGTCCACCCAGGGAGATACGGTCTATCGTCCCTCGCTTCTCTATGAGATTTCTCTTATGCCGGTGGTTCCTCTGGACAAGGCAGTTCCTGCCCCCCTCACCGGAGCCATGGGGATGGAAGTTCTGTCAAATCTTGACTCTTATGATGTACATCCGAAGACAAATCCGCCCCAAGTTATGGCCATGGAGCCGAATGTTCGTTTGCCGGACTGGACACCGGCCGTTGCCCTGGTCTATCAAGGGCAATGCAGCCTCAGCCTCGTGTTTCAGGTGGGCAGTGAGGTGTTAGCCAATTTTATTCCCCAGGTCTGGCTGGCGGGTGAGGTTGGTAGGTCGGTAACTCTCTGCTGGGAGACCTGGGAGGCAGGGAGAGGATGGCAAAAAGTGGACCCCACCACTCCGGTTCTGGTACCCAACCGGGCCATAGACCCGGACAGTGTGGGGATGGCAACAGTTGTTCCGGCAACACTCCCCTTTGTTGATCGTGCTGGTCAAATGCTGTTGTATGCCGAGCGCAGTCTGATTCGTCCAACGGATGGGACCTCTATGCAGTTGCGCTCCAACCCACTGCTCATCACCCTTTATACTGGTTGA
- a CDS encoding ATP-binding protein, with amino-acid sequence MNVAQNSSVDQLDPEWRRLELLCWCLSKGRRGEKLGDDVLEQIRDLQAQVHALRDPDGVWRDLLDLDLDPLEFDILAAVLAPEIEPRIGWSFQSVQVGVSQPWATRSLIQELFALDRVQAKELRCFLGPQGTLRRRRLICCEQEGPYAPIVPDPGTLRRITGEKREIPPPPGAIPVRQLASWDDLVLPASKLAMLKEFLLWIEQRDRVVHSWLGQPVGGPVALFTGPSGTGKTFAATVLAGSLGWQLFRVDLGRLVSKYVGETEENLNKLFDAAHDQPMVLQFDEADALFAKRGEVKEARDRYANMEVSHLLSRIESHNGPCILTTNLRKQFDGAFTRRFQLVVDFPRPDAKARAALWNRLLPPKAPLNPEIDPGFIGAAVALTGGSIRNAALYAAYLAAGAVQSIGLDHIAHAIWRELGKEGREIQPQDLGPLAKYLPQELFCED; translated from the coding sequence ATGAATGTGGCCCAGAATAGCAGCGTTGATCAGCTTGATCCTGAATGGCGTCGGCTGGAACTGTTGTGCTGGTGTCTCTCCAAAGGACGTCGGGGAGAAAAGCTGGGCGATGACGTCTTGGAGCAGATCCGGGATCTCCAGGCTCAAGTGCATGCACTCCGTGATCCGGATGGAGTTTGGCGGGATCTTCTTGATCTTGATCTCGATCCACTGGAGTTTGATATTCTGGCTGCTGTGCTGGCACCGGAGATTGAGCCCAGAATTGGCTGGAGCTTTCAAAGTGTGCAGGTAGGCGTAAGCCAACCCTGGGCAACCCGCAGTCTGATTCAGGAACTGTTTGCCCTGGATAGAGTGCAGGCGAAGGAGCTCAGATGTTTTCTCGGGCCGCAGGGAACCTTGCGGCGGCGCCGTTTGATTTGTTGTGAACAGGAGGGACCGTACGCACCGATTGTTCCTGACCCCGGTACCCTCAGGCGCATCACCGGCGAGAAGAGAGAAATTCCTCCACCTCCGGGTGCCATTCCCGTACGCCAGCTGGCCAGTTGGGATGATCTGGTACTGCCGGCTAGTAAGCTGGCTATGCTCAAAGAATTTCTGCTTTGGATCGAGCAACGCGACCGCGTGGTTCACTCCTGGCTGGGGCAACCTGTTGGTGGGCCTGTGGCCCTGTTCACCGGCCCTTCTGGAACGGGTAAGACCTTTGCCGCTACGGTATTGGCCGGATCGCTTGGCTGGCAACTGTTTCGAGTTGATCTGGGGCGACTGGTCAGCAAGTACGTGGGGGAGACCGAGGAAAATCTCAACAAACTCTTTGATGCAGCCCATGATCAACCCATGGTTCTCCAGTTTGATGAGGCCGATGCCCTCTTCGCCAAACGTGGAGAGGTGAAGGAGGCAAGAGACCGCTATGCCAACATGGAGGTCAGTCATCTCTTGAGCCGTATAGAATCCCATAATGGCCCCTGCATTCTTACGACTAACCTGCGTAAACAGTTCGATGGTGCCTTTACCCGGCGTTTTCAGCTGGTGGTTGATTTTCCCCGGCCTGATGCCAAGGCCCGTGCTGCCCTCTGGAACCGTTTGTTACCCCCCAAAGCACCGCTTAATCCGGAGATTGATCCGGGTTTTATCGGTGCAGCAGTGGCCCTGACCGGTGGTTCAATCCGCAACGCGGCGCTGTATGCCGCTTACCTTGCAGCCGGTGCAGTTCAATCCATTGGTCTTGATCATATCGCCCATGCGATTTGGCGTGAGTTGGGCAAGGAGGGACGGGAGATTCAGCCCCAGGACCTTGGACCACTTGCCAAATACCTGCCCCAGGAGTTGTTCTGTGAAGACTGA
- a CDS encoding tail protein X → MLLSNSRYKDGRRFEADAQGVVRCKGIRERVIGRATGVIEHMVEAGDRLDLLAHRYYNDARLWYRILDANPDLANGVELSLAQRVGEVILIPKAKE, encoded by the coding sequence ATGCTGTTGTCCAATTCACGCTATAAAGACGGGCGTCGATTTGAGGCAGATGCCCAGGGAGTGGTACGGTGCAAGGGAATCCGCGAACGGGTAATCGGCAGAGCCACCGGTGTAATCGAACACATGGTTGAAGCTGGTGATCGTCTCGATCTTTTGGCACATCGTTACTACAACGATGCCCGACTCTGGTACCGCATTCTGGATGCCAACCCAGACCTGGCCAATGGGGTGGAACTGTCGCTGGCTCAGCGGGTGGGGGAGGTTATTCTCATTCCCAAGGCCAAGGAGTAA
- a CDS encoding GPW/gp25 family protein: MARRLIDPPYLSFPLQMSADGPLLASRSEHIRGQIEQVLFTLPGERVFRPDFGAGVKALVFEPNSTPLWQITKRRLLSSLADALQGEVDPKSIEIEISGEEATLTITIGYTLAAVGVQETQTFTVGGS; encoded by the coding sequence ATGGCGCGTCGACTGATTGACCCTCCCTACCTGAGTTTTCCCTTGCAAATGAGCGCAGATGGCCCTCTTCTGGCCAGTCGTTCCGAACATATTCGGGGCCAGATCGAGCAGGTCCTTTTTACCCTGCCCGGTGAGCGTGTCTTTCGTCCGGACTTTGGGGCCGGGGTCAAGGCGCTGGTCTTTGAACCCAACAGCACCCCGCTGTGGCAGATCACCAAACGCCGTTTGCTCTCCAGCCTTGCCGATGCCCTTCAAGGGGAGGTTGACCCCAAAAGTATCGAGATTGAGATCTCAGGCGAGGAGGCAACCCTGACCATTACCATTGGCTATACCCTGGCCGCTGTTGGTGTGCAGGAGACCCAGACCTTTACCGTGGGAGGCAGCTGA
- a CDS encoding phage baseplate assembly protein V encodes MPDDVIEQHLSQMLRERRAYGKYRGFVVDNNDPQRLARVRVRVPSLLGEAETDWALPCLPCGGLENQGFFTVPDIGAQVWVEFEGGNLNYPIWTGTFWQQEADIPEEVKADQTTTKLWRTPGGHVFLLEDCGGEEIVRLEHSGGAMLEMDAEGNVELHTNGEEKLVLSAAEQSLSLEDQHGNTLTMNNRGIQLEDMNGNRFTMETSGITIESGGTITLNGTVVALGGSGGEPIIKGQSLLTLLATHVHPTGVGPSGPPVPQGEMSTLSLKVTSA; translated from the coding sequence ATGCCCGATGATGTCATAGAACAACACCTTTCACAGATGCTGCGCGAACGCAGAGCCTACGGCAAGTACCGTGGTTTTGTGGTCGACAACAACGATCCCCAGCGGCTGGCCCGGGTGCGGGTCCGGGTGCCCAGCCTTTTAGGCGAGGCAGAGACCGACTGGGCCTTGCCCTGCCTGCCCTGTGGCGGTCTGGAAAATCAGGGGTTTTTTACGGTGCCCGATATTGGAGCCCAGGTCTGGGTGGAGTTTGAAGGGGGCAACCTTAACTATCCTATTTGGACAGGCACCTTCTGGCAGCAGGAGGCAGATATTCCCGAAGAGGTGAAAGCGGATCAAACCACCACCAAACTCTGGCGAACCCCCGGCGGTCATGTGTTTCTCCTGGAGGATTGTGGTGGTGAGGAAATCGTGCGCCTGGAGCACTCTGGGGGAGCCATGCTGGAGATGGACGCAGAGGGCAATGTGGAGCTGCACACCAATGGTGAGGAGAAGTTGGTGCTCAGTGCTGCGGAGCAGAGTTTGAGCCTGGAAGACCAGCACGGCAACACACTCACTATGAATAACCGGGGCATACAACTGGAGGATATGAACGGTAATCGCTTCACCATGGAGACTTCCGGTATCACGATTGAGTCTGGTGGAACGATTACGCTCAATGGAACCGTGGTCGCCCTGGGGGGGAGTGGTGGAGAGCCGATCATCAAAGGGCAAAGCCTGTTAACCCTTCTGGCCACACATGTGCACCCTACAGGCGTGGGCCCCAGTGGTCCTCCCGTTCCCCAGGGCGAAATGTCGACCCTCTCCCTCAAGGTTACCAGCGCATAA